One Trueperaceae bacterium genomic region harbors:
- a CDS encoding VOC family protein, which translates to MALFPGINVVSIEVPDLDEARRFYGEVLEFGQPSYDLPDFGWIEWRLPEKPTSVSITTAREGWQPHHNVTIVFDTDDVYAMREKLLAKGIRCDEVVSVPGVVTYCSFYDPFGNRLQMVQ; encoded by the coding sequence GTGGCGCTGTTCCCTGGCATCAACGTCGTGTCGATCGAGGTCCCGGACCTGGACGAGGCGCGCCGGTTCTACGGCGAGGTCCTCGAGTTCGGCCAGCCCTCGTACGACCTCCCCGACTTCGGTTGGATCGAGTGGCGGCTCCCCGAGAAGCCCACGAGCGTCTCGATCACGACGGCCCGCGAGGGCTGGCAGCCGCACCACAACGTCACCATCGTCTTCGACACAGACGACGTCTACGCCATGCGCGAGAAGCTGCTGGCGAAGGGCATCCGCTGCGACGAGGTGGTGTCGGTGCCCGGCGTGGTCACCTACTGCAGCTTCTACGACCCGTTCGGCAACAGGCTGCAGATGGTCCAGTGA